A part of Paenibacillus donghaensis genomic DNA contains:
- a CDS encoding mannitol-1-phosphate 5-dehydrogenase, giving the protein MRAVHFGAGNIGRGFIGPMLSRSGYEVCFVGRNKNKMARLQERGQYKVTLANENRDSYMVKNITAIDLNNAEQVAEAIADAQIVTTAVGISALKDIAGAIAQGIELRLSRNAESAPLHIIACENGIASGQQLKRSVYRHMSASLVEEANRKIAFPNVMVDRIVPVQKNKESFEILVEPFSEWVIPRGGMIGEYPEIKGVHYVEALEPYLERKLFTLNTGHCSAAYFGYLEGYTTIQEAMSDPVIESHVRGVLEETGALLAHRHGFDSEVHSRYIEKTIQRFNNSNFSDKITRVARSPLRKLAPKDRLVQPALQACELGLETNHLVSAITSALFFDHPGDPEALDLQRAIRDTGLSGIITAIMGIPIEHPLHRRIIIEYNNICMKYPPMASTGFEAMVRTIG; this is encoded by the coding sequence TTGAGAGCCGTACATTTTGGTGCTGGCAATATTGGCCGTGGATTCATTGGCCCGATGTTGTCACGCTCCGGTTATGAGGTATGTTTTGTAGGCAGAAATAAGAATAAAATGGCCCGTCTACAGGAACGGGGGCAATATAAGGTGACACTGGCCAATGAGAACCGAGACAGCTACATGGTCAAGAATATCACCGCCATCGATTTGAATAATGCAGAGCAGGTGGCCGAGGCCATTGCGGATGCGCAAATCGTAACGACAGCGGTGGGAATATCGGCCTTGAAGGACATTGCAGGTGCGATTGCCCAAGGGATTGAGCTGCGGCTCAGCCGGAATGCCGAGTCAGCCCCACTGCACATTATTGCCTGTGAGAATGGAATAGCGAGCGGCCAACAGTTAAAAAGATCAGTCTACCGCCACATGAGCGCCTCGCTGGTGGAAGAAGCGAACCGGAAGATCGCTTTTCCGAATGTGATGGTCGACCGGATCGTACCTGTGCAGAAGAACAAAGAGTCGTTCGAAATCCTCGTTGAACCCTTCAGTGAGTGGGTGATTCCCCGCGGGGGCATGATTGGCGAGTACCCGGAAATCAAGGGGGTGCATTACGTGGAGGCTCTGGAACCTTATCTGGAGCGTAAGCTGTTCACCTTAAATACCGGACATTGCAGCGCAGCCTATTTCGGCTACCTGGAAGGATACACTACGATTCAGGAGGCGATGTCAGACCCCGTCATAGAGTCGCATGTCCGCGGTGTTCTGGAAGAGACCGGAGCGCTGCTGGCTCACCGCCACGGCTTCGATTCCGAGGTTCACTCCCGCTATATCGAGAAAACCATCCAACGCTTCAACAACTCTAACTTTAGCGATAAAATCACACGCGTAGCCCGTTCCCCGCTTCGCAAGCTCGCTCCCAAAGACCGGCTTGTACAGCCTGCCCTGCAGGCCTGTGAGCTTGGCTTGGAGACGAATCATCTTGTCTCGGCGATAACATCCGCGCTGTTCTTCGATCACCCTGGTGATCCGGAAGCGTTAGACCTGCAGCGCGCGATTCGTGATACCGGACTGTCCGGCATAATAACCGCCATAATGGGTATCCCCATCGAACATCCGCTGCACCGCCGCATTATCATCGAGTACAACAACATTTGCATGAAATACCCTCCTATGGCAAGCACCGGTTTCGAAGCCATGGTTCGCACGATCGGTTAA
- a CDS encoding HAD family hydrolase, whose product MIKGIIFDFDGTIIDTETAWYTAFNEAYGAHGVDLTLEQYSTCIGTSLHSFNPYEYLMTDLNLPIDKQEFRTAVQLRHSKLMELETMRSGIQYYLDSARTAGLKIGLATSSSTEWVEKYLDQLGIREYFDCIRTSDHVVNVKPDPELYIQALSCLGLKPEEAVAIEDSPNGSKAAAAAGMHCVVIPNEITSFLEFDAPHLKTDDLSHLDFEQVLSRRCFEEAVV is encoded by the coding sequence GTGATCAAAGGAATCATTTTTGATTTTGACGGAACGATTATTGATACTGAAACGGCTTGGTACACTGCATTTAATGAAGCTTACGGAGCACATGGCGTAGATCTGACCTTGGAGCAATATTCGACCTGTATCGGCACGAGTCTGCACAGCTTCAATCCTTATGAATATCTAATGACTGACCTTAACCTGCCCATCGACAAACAGGAATTTAGAACAGCCGTGCAGTTGAGACACAGCAAGCTGATGGAGCTGGAGACGATGCGGTCTGGCATTCAGTATTATCTGGATTCGGCCCGGACGGCAGGACTAAAGATAGGTTTGGCTACAAGCTCATCGACGGAGTGGGTGGAGAAATACCTCGACCAGCTGGGCATTCGTGAATATTTTGATTGTATCCGCACCTCGGACCATGTGGTGAACGTTAAGCCGGACCCTGAATTATACATCCAAGCTTTGTCTTGTCTGGGCCTTAAGCCGGAAGAGGCAGTAGCTATAGAGGATTCACCCAACGGTTCCAAAGCGGCAGCAGCCGCAGGAATGCACTGTGTTGTAATTCCGAATGAAATCACCAGCTTCCTCGAATTCGATGCCCCGCATCTGAAGACGGATGATCTCAGCCACCTGGATTTCGAGCAGGTCCTTTCGCGTCGCTGCTTCGAGGAGGCCGTGGTTTAA
- a CDS encoding polymer-forming cytoskeletal protein: MKLFRSLLVAGVSVALLSGCGANNENNAAPTTAPAAESAATATPAPDALSAASIVDKAEGFTTAVSEKGTWIVAILNDLTVDTDVVVAGEFHDKGAADGDIYRKLALYTQDADHKITASFTLTAPKVTVQSENFKVQGGTIKGDVYVEANGFSLDKTATIDGNLYFKSEDLKATAVLDGKVTGATEIK; encoded by the coding sequence GTGAAACTATTTAGAAGTTTGCTAGTTGCAGGTGTGTCAGTTGCTTTACTATCAGGTTGCGGTGCGAATAACGAGAATAATGCGGCTCCAACAACAGCTCCTGCTGCAGAATCAGCTGCTACGGCTACACCGGCACCAGACGCGCTTAGTGCGGCTTCCATTGTAGACAAAGCAGAAGGATTCACAACAGCTGTCAGCGAAAAAGGAACCTGGATTGTTGCTATTCTTAATGATCTTACTGTAGATACTGATGTTGTAGTAGCTGGCGAGTTCCATGATAAAGGCGCGGCAGACGGCGACATTTACCGCAAGCTGGCTCTTTATACCCAGGATGCTGACCACAAGATTACAGCTTCGTTCACACTTACTGCACCTAAGGTAACTGTACAGAGCGAGAACTTCAAGGTTCAGGGCGGAACAATCAAAGGTGACGTATATGTAGAAGCAAACGGCTTCTCCTTGGACAAAACAGCAACTATTGATGGCAACCTGTACTTCAAATCCGAAGATCTGAAAGCTACAGCTGTGCTGGACGGTAAAGTTACCGGAGCAACAGAAATTAAATAA
- a CDS encoding MurR/RpiR family transcriptional regulator codes for MASQVPAVIAKIVSLKQKFTYGENQIANFVIHNAEFITQHTITGIANEIGVSETSINRFCKKIGFKGFNDFKIAVAQDSFYREMQTRKKERREINTIDGLALDYNELVVSTSAMVAEDDLRKVTDMLKDARRIHIFGIFDSFLPAMALKNRLSLIGIYAEAISDSRAMRIAASQCTAEDTVIVFTRSGSTPEIIDAVSTAQTNQARTAAITCYDSSPVTEAAGINIIVPDKMSVSNSAMMSNHITFLFVVDAVMSLLISSDKAYLKKKLDSEGIISSRPPVNDYY; via the coding sequence ATGGCTTCACAAGTACCCGCAGTTATCGCCAAAATCGTTTCCCTGAAACAGAAATTTACTTATGGCGAGAATCAAATCGCCAATTTCGTGATTCATAACGCTGAATTTATTACCCAGCATACCATTACAGGCATTGCCAACGAAATCGGTGTCTCGGAGACCAGCATCAACCGCTTCTGCAAAAAAATAGGCTTCAAGGGCTTCAATGATTTCAAAATTGCCGTTGCCCAGGACAGCTTCTACCGTGAAATGCAGACCCGCAAAAAAGAACGCCGCGAGATCAATACGATTGACGGGCTGGCCCTGGATTACAATGAGCTGGTAGTAAGCACTTCGGCTATGGTGGCAGAGGACGATCTGCGCAAGGTGACTGACATGCTCAAGGATGCGCGCCGGATCCATATCTTCGGCATCTTTGATTCCTTCCTGCCTGCAATGGCGCTGAAGAACCGTCTGTCGCTGATCGGGATCTATGCGGAAGCCATCAGTGACAGCCGGGCCATGCGGATTGCCGCTTCCCAGTGTACGGCGGAGGATACGGTCATAGTCTTCACCCGTTCCGGTTCGACGCCGGAGATTATCGATGCGGTATCTACCGCCCAGACGAACCAGGCCCGGACAGCGGCCATTACCTGCTATGATTCATCTCCGGTCACGGAGGCGGCAGGAATCAATATCATTGTGCCGGACAAGATGTCGGTCAGCAACAGTGCGATGATGTCCAATCATATTACATTCCTGTTCGTGGTGGATGCGGTGATGAGCCTGCTGATCTCTTCGGATAAGGCCTATCTTAAGAAGAAGCTGGACAGCGAAGGCATTATCTCCAGCCGCCCGCCCGTTAACGACTACTATTAA
- a CDS encoding hydantoinase/oxoprolinase family protein, whose protein sequence is MGQKVRVGIDVGGTFTDAVVLDNETFEIIEKMKIPTTHHDEDGVAKGIVQILQTILESKGIDPEDVAFIAHGTTQATNALLEGDVARVGIIGMGSGMDGLGARSESNPGHIELAPGKRLQTYHTYLDSKNLKEEQIEEALDLLIGQGAEVIVASEAYSVDDPANELRVVEAANRRGVFATGGHEISQLYGLRTRTRTAVINASLIPKMMETANMTEKSVKNANITSQLMIMRCDGGVMSIDEVRKRPILTMLSGLAAGVAGALMYEKISDGIFFEVGGTSVDISVIKNGKVMIQNAQVGGHRTYLQSLDVRTLGIAGGSMIRVQGSKIVDVGPRSAHIAGKAYECFAAPADLAGLQLIFISPREGDSPEYAIARAANGEEYSYTLAGAANLLGYVPEGDYAFAGVESARLAWEALGAHLGLSAEAAARQVLDLAIDKTMKTVNEMIADYELDRSFVTLVGGGGSGAVLVPAMAEKEQMKYQIAHNAPYVSTIGVALAMVKEQLERTVISPTEADIKKIRSDILDKIVQSGASEETVEITIEIDNQKNILRAIATGSTELRSKDLAQAALSEEEMRSVAARSVDVSPDSMQLAAQTGRWQLFASEEIRKSFFGLFKKKRTTVSVVDREGVVRFKQANVHYSSFARKQRHDAFTAFLDENTIYSDANATIPKVFLFFREKMLDLTGMQTKEQLMSIVELETEMLDEDEMWLAVAYQ, encoded by the coding sequence ATGGGTCAGAAGGTAAGAGTCGGCATCGATGTCGGCGGGACCTTTACAGATGCTGTTGTGCTGGACAATGAAACGTTTGAGATTATTGAGAAAATGAAAATACCAACCACCCATCATGATGAGGACGGTGTAGCCAAAGGGATTGTGCAGATTCTGCAGACGATCCTGGAGAGCAAGGGCATAGATCCTGAGGATGTGGCCTTCATCGCACATGGAACCACACAAGCCACGAATGCGCTTTTGGAGGGAGACGTCGCCCGGGTCGGCATTATCGGGATGGGGTCTGGAATGGATGGATTAGGTGCCCGCAGTGAATCGAATCCCGGCCATATTGAACTGGCTCCGGGCAAGCGGCTGCAGACGTATCATACGTATCTGGACTCCAAGAACCTTAAGGAAGAGCAGATTGAAGAAGCGCTCGATCTGCTGATCGGCCAAGGCGCAGAGGTTATTGTAGCTTCCGAGGCCTACAGTGTGGATGATCCGGCCAATGAACTGCGTGTGGTGGAAGCGGCGAACCGCCGCGGTGTGTTCGCTACAGGCGGACATGAAATTTCGCAGCTGTACGGCTTGCGGACCCGCACGCGGACCGCTGTTATTAACGCCAGCTTAATTCCTAAAATGATGGAAACGGCCAACATGACCGAGAAATCGGTCAAGAATGCCAACATTACCTCCCAACTGATGATTATGCGCTGCGACGGCGGGGTGATGAGCATTGACGAGGTGCGCAAGCGCCCGATTCTGACGATGCTGTCAGGGCTTGCCGCCGGGGTGGCCGGTGCGCTGATGTATGAGAAGATTTCGGACGGGATCTTTTTTGAAGTCGGCGGAACGAGTGTCGATATCTCCGTAATCAAAAACGGCAAGGTTATGATCCAGAACGCACAGGTCGGCGGGCACCGCACGTATCTACAATCGCTGGATGTACGGACGCTCGGCATAGCCGGCGGCAGTATGATCCGGGTACAGGGCAGTAAGATCGTGGATGTCGGCCCCCGCAGCGCCCATATTGCGGGCAAGGCCTATGAATGTTTCGCGGCGCCTGCGGACCTGGCAGGCCTGCAGTTGATATTCATCAGCCCAAGGGAAGGTGATTCGCCGGAATATGCAATTGCCCGGGCGGCGAACGGGGAGGAATATTCCTATACGCTGGCAGGCGCAGCCAATCTGCTGGGGTATGTGCCGGAGGGAGATTATGCCTTCGCCGGAGTAGAGAGCGCCCGGCTGGCCTGGGAGGCACTGGGCGCACATCTGGGCCTCTCGGCAGAAGCGGCTGCCCGCCAGGTGTTGGATTTGGCCATCGACAAAACGATGAAGACGGTTAACGAAATGATTGCCGATTATGAGCTTGACCGATCCTTCGTGACGCTGGTGGGCGGCGGGGGCAGCGGCGCGGTGCTGGTGCCAGCGATGGCGGAGAAGGAACAGATGAAATACCAGATTGCCCATAATGCGCCTTATGTCTCCACGATCGGGGTTGCCTTGGCGATGGTGAAGGAACAGCTGGAGCGGACGGTAATCAGCCCGACAGAGGCTGATATCAAGAAGATTCGCAGCGATATCCTGGATAAGATTGTACAGTCGGGGGCCAGTGAAGAGACGGTTGAAATTACGATTGAAATCGACAACCAGAAGAATATTCTGCGTGCGATTGCCACCGGCTCGACAGAGCTGCGCTCCAAGGACCTGGCGCAGGCGGCCTTGTCGGAAGAGGAGATGCGCAGTGTAGCCGCCCGTTCGGTTGACGTGTCTCCCGATTCGATGCAGCTTGCGGCGCAGACCGGCAGGTGGCAGCTGTTCGCCAGCGAGGAGATCCGCAAGTCCTTCTTCGGCCTGTTCAAGAAGAAACGGACCACCGTCAGCGTGGTTGACCGGGAAGGTGTGGTCAGATTCAAGCAAGCCAATGTCCATTACAGTTCGTTTGCCAGAAAGCAGCGGCATGACGCTTTTACTGCTTTTCTTGACGAGAATACGATCTACTCGGATGCCAACGCCACGATTCCGAAGGTATTTCTGTTCTTCCGTGAGAAGATGCTCGATTTGACCGGCATGCAGACCAAGGAACAGCTGATGTCGATTGTGGAGCTGGAGACCGAAATGCTGGACGAGGATGAAATGTGGCTGGCCGTGGCTTATCAGTAA
- a CDS encoding TRAP transporter large permease subunit, protein MSSLMWVQAIGVLLVFLIFAALMMTRKLPTILALPSMAILFALIAGVPWISSSPDTATLSGTILAQGSMRLSTAIAGLIFGAWFGQILNKVGITKSIIRKAAELAGDKPVLIAILFFITASIIFSAASGLGMVILVGTIVIPIMLTAGISQFVASLVLLCSVGVGVLFNVSNWAVYVDVMGLPVSTVADYTLIAAVPLFIISLLMIVFYIKRDGRGRKAWAMPAAASSGGEGRKVPAIALISPLVPVIMVFAFKMDIVPAVIIGALATLLLSWPKRPIHILSSSLVEGIQDVAGALALMIGIGMLVNSVMAPQVTAIISPLIESVLPNSPLMYILFFTLLSPLAIYRGPLNVWGLGSGIAALFVGAGMTPVAAMLALRVVSNVQSIADPTNSHNVWVADFTKSDINEILKKTLPWLVAAVLISMVWGAFVVF, encoded by the coding sequence GTGAGTTCATTAATGTGGGTGCAGGCTATTGGGGTTTTGCTCGTTTTTCTGATTTTTGCGGCACTGATGATGACCCGGAAGCTGCCGACGATTCTGGCGCTGCCCAGCATGGCTATTCTGTTCGCACTGATTGCGGGGGTGCCATGGATCTCCTCCTCGCCGGACACCGCTACCTTAAGCGGCACGATCCTCGCCCAAGGTTCTATGCGGCTGTCAACGGCGATTGCCGGATTGATCTTCGGGGCCTGGTTCGGCCAGATTCTCAATAAAGTCGGGATCACCAAATCGATCATCCGCAAGGCCGCCGAGTTGGCCGGAGACAAGCCGGTGCTGATCGCCATTCTCTTTTTCATTACGGCTTCCATTATCTTCTCCGCAGCAAGCGGACTCGGGATGGTCATTCTCGTAGGTACGATTGTCATTCCAATTATGCTAACTGCCGGAATATCACAGTTTGTAGCATCGCTGGTGCTGCTCTGTTCAGTCGGCGTAGGTGTGTTGTTTAATGTCTCGAACTGGGCCGTCTATGTGGATGTGATGGGTCTGCCGGTATCGACAGTGGCCGATTACACGCTGATCGCAGCCGTTCCGCTGTTTATTATCAGCCTGCTGATGATTGTGTTCTACATCAAGCGTGACGGACGCGGGCGCAAGGCCTGGGCCATGCCTGCGGCAGCAAGCAGCGGCGGAGAAGGCAGGAAAGTGCCGGCCATCGCGCTGATCAGCCCGCTCGTTCCCGTCATTATGGTGTTTGCGTTCAAAATGGACATCGTGCCCGCCGTGATCATCGGTGCGCTTGCCACCCTGCTGCTGTCCTGGCCGAAACGGCCCATTCATATCCTCTCCAGCTCGCTGGTGGAAGGGATTCAGGATGTGGCTGGCGCATTGGCGCTGATGATCGGCATCGGGATGCTGGTCAATTCAGTTATGGCACCGCAGGTGACTGCCATTATCTCACCGCTGATTGAATCGGTGCTGCCAAACAGTCCGCTGATGTATATTCTCTTCTTCACCTTGCTGTCGCCGCTGGCCATTTACCGGGGACCGCTGAATGTATGGGGCCTTGGCAGCGGGATTGCCGCGTTGTTCGTCGGGGCGGGTATGACACCGGTCGCCGCCATGCTGGCGCTTCGTGTGGTCAGCAATGTGCAGTCGATCGCCGATCCGACCAATTCGCACAATGTCTGGGTAGCCGATTTCACCAAAAGTGATATCAACGAAATTCTGAAGAAAACCCTGCCTTGGCTGGTGGCGGCTGTGCTGATCTCGATGGTATGGGGAGCGTTTGTCGTCTTTTAA
- a CDS encoding FAD-dependent oxidoreductase has protein sequence MKSFDVIVMGGGVSGTMAAVAAAKSGAKTLIVESQGYLGGTLTANGVGPMMTFHAGEKQAVQGLTDELIERLKRIGKSPGHIFDTVGFTYSVTPFDAEAMKVELESMVLENGGDILYHTMLAEVKTEEDRITEITVCNKSGLSSLSAKVFIDATGDADLSVRAGAAYTKGRESDGAAQPMTLKMKMINVDIPRVKEYIHAHPEDFPLYNGDTSIIEQAPRLSTAGFVSLFKEAKAKGEISIPREDILFFETNTPGEVIMNTTRILGHDGTDAWSLSRAETIGRKQCRELELFVKKYIPGFEEAHVEFTGPSIGVRGSRQIVGVYTLTAEDILAQKPFDDVIAHSGYPIDIHSPDGEGTKHEKLVWGGMYSIPYRTLITPNLKNVIVIGRCLSATFEAQAAVRTTPTTGAIGHAGGVAAAEAAQQGIDVQHVDITKVQAILKQQGAYLEV, from the coding sequence GTGAAATCATTTGATGTAATTGTAATGGGCGGCGGTGTTTCCGGGACGATGGCAGCGGTAGCGGCCGCCAAATCGGGAGCGAAGACGCTGATTGTGGAGTCGCAAGGGTACCTGGGCGGTACGCTCACAGCCAACGGCGTGGGGCCGATGATGACCTTTCATGCCGGCGAGAAGCAGGCGGTTCAGGGACTGACCGACGAGCTGATTGAGCGGCTGAAGCGGATTGGCAAGTCGCCGGGGCATATTTTTGATACCGTCGGCTTCACGTATTCGGTCACTCCGTTTGATGCGGAAGCAATGAAGGTCGAGCTGGAATCGATGGTGCTGGAGAATGGCGGAGACATCCTATACCATACTATGCTGGCCGAAGTGAAGACTGAAGAAGATCGAATCACAGAAATTACGGTCTGTAACAAATCGGGATTAAGCAGTCTGTCCGCCAAGGTGTTTATCGATGCCACCGGCGATGCGGATCTGTCCGTTCGGGCAGGTGCTGCGTATACCAAAGGACGCGAGAGTGACGGAGCAGCGCAGCCCATGACGCTGAAGATGAAGATGATCAATGTGGACATTCCACGGGTAAAAGAGTACATCCACGCCCACCCTGAGGATTTCCCGCTGTATAATGGCGACACCTCGATCATTGAGCAGGCGCCCCGGCTGTCCACCGCCGGTTTTGTAAGCCTATTCAAAGAGGCGAAGGCCAAGGGGGAAATCTCCATCCCCCGTGAGGATATTCTGTTCTTTGAGACCAATACGCCCGGGGAAGTGATTATGAATACCACCCGGATTCTGGGCCATGACGGAACCGATGCGTGGAGCCTCAGCCGAGCCGAGACGATAGGACGCAAGCAATGCCGCGAACTGGAGCTGTTCGTGAAGAAATACATTCCCGGCTTCGAGGAAGCCCATGTGGAATTTACGGGCCCATCCATCGGGGTGCGCGGCTCCCGGCAGATCGTGGGTGTGTATACGCTTACGGCAGAGGATATTCTGGCCCAGAAGCCTTTTGACGATGTGATTGCCCATTCCGGTTATCCGATTGATATCCATAGTCCGGACGGAGAGGGGACGAAACATGAGAAGCTGGTATGGGGTGGAATGTACAGCATCCCATATCGCACGCTGATTACGCCGAATCTGAAGAATGTGATTGTGATCGGACGATGTCTGTCGGCCACCTTTGAAGCGCAGGCTGCGGTAAGAACGACACCAACTACGGGTGCGATCGGCCATGCCGGAGGTGTCGCTGCCGCCGAGGCGGCGCAGCAGGGCATCGATGTGCAGCATGTCGATATCACCAAGGTCCAGGCCATTCTGAAGCAGCAAGGCGCCTACCTGGAAGTTTAG
- a CDS encoding N-acetylmannosamine-6-phosphate 2-epimerase, whose translation MTHVIEQLRGQLIVSCQAYPGEALYGSHLMTAMANAARDGGAAAIRANSPQDVAAIKEGCGLPVIGIWKKNYPDSDVYITPCLADAELLFAAGADIVAVDATSRPRPRAETLAGVVQAIHSRPGRLLMADISTLEEGLAAQALGFDLLSTTLSGYTPYSRQSEEPDLDLLARLSAAVSIPVIAEGRIHSPQLAAAALAAGAYAVVVGTTITRPHTITEQFVQEMRRSVVR comes from the coding sequence ATGACCCATGTAATAGAACAATTAAGAGGGCAACTCATTGTATCCTGCCAGGCGTACCCGGGGGAGGCGCTCTACGGAAGCCACCTGATGACGGCTATGGCCAATGCGGCCAGAGACGGCGGCGCTGCGGCCATTCGGGCCAATTCACCCCAGGATGTGGCAGCAATCAAGGAAGGCTGCGGGCTGCCCGTCATCGGCATCTGGAAAAAAAACTATCCGGATTCAGACGTATACATCACACCCTGTCTGGCGGACGCCGAGCTGCTATTCGCTGCCGGCGCCGATATTGTCGCCGTCGATGCCACCTCCCGGCCGCGGCCGCGGGCTGAAACGCTGGCCGGTGTGGTACAAGCCATCCATAGCAGACCGGGCCGCCTGCTGATGGCTGATATCTCCACGCTGGAGGAGGGGCTGGCCGCGCAAGCGCTTGGCTTCGATCTGCTGTCTACTACTCTCTCGGGCTATACGCCCTACAGCAGGCAGAGTGAGGAGCCGGACCTTGACCTGCTGGCGAGGCTGTCGGCTGCCGTCTCGATTCCGGTGATCGCCGAAGGCCGGATTCACTCCCCGCAGCTGGCCGCAGCGGCGCTTGCGGCCGGGGCGTATGCGGTAGTGGTGGGCACCACCATTACGAGGCCGCATACGATCACAGAGCAGTTCGTGCAGGAGATGCGCCGCAGCGTTGTCCGATGA